A genomic window from Shewanella vesiculosa includes:
- a CDS encoding RsmB/NOP family class I SAM-dependent RNA methyltransferase — MLTYPLSGSSSELVLNVLTMVLTRGKPLDRAYSEHFSGLTLNPSEQARITQVTGDILRRLNLYCFLVDIEPEEFDRLGSKLLNGWHVFHGLDLPKMQYSLQIEQAKFDANLEQAKMDPVLWDGCPQWLDLLGQAQLGDKWPAERAALAEQPKRYLRVNELKCDREKLISRLQKEGVTAVPLDDVASAIEVTSDSALFRTDAFKDGWFEQQDAGSQLVADAVGAKPGMRVVDACAGAGGKTLHIAAQMQGKGRLLAMDVEQWKLDNLKTRAKRAGAHNVETRIIASSKTIKRLKLTADRVLLDVPCSGLGVLKRNPDSKWRDTPERLPVLIELQKHILQSYSRMVKVGGMLIYATCSIMPEENRHQVDAFLAENPQFSLIEDENILVSERGFDGFYLAKMERIAE; from the coding sequence ATGTTGACTTATCCGTTGTCAGGCAGTTCATCAGAGTTAGTCTTAAATGTACTTACTATGGTGTTAACCCGAGGAAAACCATTAGATAGAGCTTACTCAGAGCATTTTTCTGGTTTAACGCTTAACCCATCAGAGCAAGCGCGGATCACGCAGGTCACTGGCGATATTTTACGTCGATTAAACTTATATTGTTTTCTGGTGGATATTGAACCGGAAGAATTCGATCGTTTAGGATCGAAGTTACTTAACGGTTGGCACGTCTTTCACGGTTTAGATTTACCCAAAATGCAGTATTCATTGCAGATTGAGCAAGCGAAATTTGATGCTAACCTTGAACAGGCCAAAATGGATCCTGTGCTTTGGGACGGTTGCCCACAATGGCTAGACTTACTTGGACAAGCACAATTAGGTGATAAATGGCCAGCTGAACGTGCAGCACTTGCCGAGCAACCAAAACGTTATTTACGCGTTAATGAGCTTAAATGTGACCGTGAAAAATTGATCAGTCGCTTACAAAAAGAAGGTGTAACAGCTGTGCCTTTGGATGATGTGGCTTCTGCAATTGAGGTAACGTCTGACTCAGCACTGTTTCGAACTGACGCCTTTAAAGACGGCTGGTTTGAACAACAAGATGCCGGATCGCAATTGGTTGCCGATGCCGTTGGCGCAAAACCGGGTATGCGAGTTGTTGATGCTTGTGCTGGTGCAGGTGGTAAAACCTTACATATTGCTGCACAGATGCAGGGCAAAGGCCGTTTGTTAGCCATGGATGTTGAGCAATGGAAACTCGATAACCTTAAAACACGCGCTAAACGTGCAGGTGCTCATAATGTTGAAACGCGGATTATCGCCAGTTCGAAAACCATTAAACGCTTAAAATTAACCGCTGACAGGGTATTGTTAGATGTCCCTTGTTCTGGGCTTGGGGTATTGAAACGAAATCCGGATTCAAAATGGCGTGATACTCCAGAGCGCTTGCCGGTATTGATTGAATTACAAAAGCATATTTTACAAAGTTATAGCCGCATGGTGAAAGTGGGCGGCATGTTAATTTATGCAACTTGCTCAATTATGCCTGAAGAAAATCGTCATCAAGTGGATGCCTTTCTAGCTGAAAATCCGCAGTTTTCGCTGATAGAAGATGAAAATATTTTAGTGTCGGAACGTGGATTTGATGGCTTCTATCTAGCTAAGATGGAACGGATAGCAGAATAG
- the lrp gene encoding leucine-responsive transcriptional regulator Lrp: MDRNILNELQLDGRISNVELSKRVGLSPTPCLERVKRLEKQGFISGYTALVNPHFLGASLLVFVEITLNRDTPDIFDRFNRAVQLLDDIQECHLVSGDFDYLLKTRVSDMSAYRRLLGETLLKLPSISDTRTYVVMEEVKQTNKVALYNLG, from the coding sequence ATAGATCGCAATATTTTAAATGAGCTTCAATTGGATGGTCGCATTTCGAATGTTGAACTATCAAAACGAGTGGGGTTGAGTCCAACTCCATGCTTAGAAAGAGTGAAAAGGCTTGAAAAACAAGGTTTTATAAGTGGCTACACTGCACTGGTTAATCCACATTTCCTTGGTGCTTCTTTATTAGTATTTGTTGAAATCACCCTTAATCGTGATACTCCTGATATTTTTGACCGCTTTAATCGTGCAGTACAATTACTCGATGATATCCAAGAATGCCATTTGGTCTCTGGTGATTTCGACTACCTATTAAAGACTCGAGTATCAGATATGTCTGCTTATAGGCGTTTATTAGGTGAAACATTGCTGAAACTGCCCTCAATTTCAGATACTCGTACTTACGTGGTAATGGAAGAGGTCAAACAGACGAATAAGGTCGCGTTATACAACTTAGGCTAA
- a CDS encoding EAL domain-containing protein, which produces MDIGPHINKFIKDTPQADFRESSIERYSAILDMVLKGLPLGEMLHALILLIEAQKIGTRASVLLLSDDGKRLLFGAAPNLPEEYNNAINGVEIGADVGSCGAAAYTCERVIVEDIEHHPNWTKYKELPLKAGLKSCWSEPIKDSNQKVLGTFAMYYDTVKSPSELDLYLIQEAARLASLAIERSRGMHIQRLSSTIFNSLPISLVITSEDNVVLSANPVFKSLTSTYYANLKLFDVHRFLSHSKAEEVADLFEHLKRGHAWKGELKGLKTDNDIIDIALNVTVIRDTFTQQNCFAWLITDISARKNAEKIISFQTNYDQLTGLSNRKYLFETLQAMKCKNSIDGKKQEFSLMLMDIDHFKQINDTFGHDNGDLVLKLVAQRLLNTIPENVLIARIAADEFALVIPGKMCTESLISMFNNITDELKKHFIIADQDMMLSMSTGLARYPYDADNVEQILNCATQAMYSAKAHGRNCMQFFNQQIQKDAERNAELHLYLKTALIQNEFQLYYQPIVNPFTAQITKAEVLLRWIHDDQFISPDEFIPIAEESGLIVQIGEWVRMQALTSIVAMQKSDFTIPLSINVSTIEFWNTDLQHRFAAYFDVLQQQFGLDVFPYSLLTLEITESLMMSQQDSINQLLTDLRHRGMQISVDDFGTGYSSLSYLVNFPVDQIKIDKSFIQRISSGSRHKSLIEAIVSMSRALDLSIVAEGVETEAELDFIKQQNIDAVQGYYFHKPMPQEAFFDLLAKQAESIARLK; this is translated from the coding sequence ATGGATATAGGCCCGCATATCAATAAATTCATAAAAGATACGCCTCAAGCCGATTTTCGTGAATCGAGTATTGAGCGTTACAGTGCAATACTTGATATGGTACTAAAGGGCCTTCCATTAGGCGAAATGCTCCACGCCTTAATATTGTTGATTGAAGCTCAAAAGATAGGCACTCGAGCATCTGTGCTGTTATTGAGTGATGACGGTAAACGTCTACTATTCGGGGCGGCGCCAAATCTGCCTGAAGAATATAATAATGCCATTAACGGTGTTGAGATCGGCGCTGATGTCGGTTCTTGTGGTGCAGCGGCATATACCTGTGAAAGAGTGATTGTTGAAGATATTGAACATCATCCCAATTGGACAAAGTATAAAGAATTACCGCTTAAAGCGGGATTAAAATCGTGTTGGTCAGAACCGATAAAAGACAGCAATCAAAAAGTACTCGGCACGTTTGCCATGTATTATGACACGGTTAAATCGCCTTCAGAGCTAGATTTATACTTAATTCAAGAGGCGGCACGTTTGGCCAGTTTAGCCATTGAACGCAGTCGTGGCATGCATATTCAACGTTTAAGCAGCACAATTTTTAACAGTTTGCCTATCTCGCTAGTGATCACCAGTGAAGATAATGTCGTTTTGTCTGCTAACCCTGTTTTTAAGTCGTTAACATCTACCTATTATGCCAATCTTAAGTTATTCGATGTTCATCGCTTTTTAAGCCACTCCAAAGCGGAGGAGGTTGCAGATTTATTTGAACATTTAAAACGCGGGCATGCTTGGAAAGGGGAGTTAAAAGGACTTAAAACTGATAATGATATCATTGACATAGCGCTCAATGTGACGGTTATTAGAGATACCTTTACTCAACAAAATTGTTTTGCATGGCTAATTACTGATATTTCTGCACGTAAAAATGCTGAGAAAATAATAAGTTTCCAAACTAATTATGATCAATTAACCGGATTGTCAAACCGCAAGTACTTGTTTGAAACTCTGCAAGCAATGAAGTGCAAAAATAGTATTGATGGTAAAAAGCAAGAATTCAGTTTGATGCTGATGGACATTGATCACTTCAAACAAATTAATGATACGTTTGGCCATGATAACGGTGATCTGGTTCTCAAATTAGTCGCGCAACGTTTGTTAAATACAATTCCCGAGAATGTCCTTATTGCCCGTATTGCCGCTGATGAATTTGCCTTGGTCATACCGGGAAAAATGTGTACTGAGTCATTGATAAGTATGTTTAACAACATCACTGATGAGTTAAAAAAGCATTTTATTATTGCCGACCAAGATATGATGTTATCAATGAGTACCGGTCTTGCTCGTTATCCTTATGATGCTGATAATGTTGAACAGATATTAAATTGTGCCACTCAAGCTATGTACAGTGCCAAAGCGCATGGCCGTAATTGTATGCAGTTTTTTAATCAACAAATTCAAAAAGATGCCGAAAGAAATGCGGAACTGCATCTCTACCTCAAAACAGCATTAATCCAAAATGAATTTCAGTTGTATTATCAACCAATTGTTAATCCTTTTACCGCTCAAATTACCAAAGCTGAAGTCTTGTTACGCTGGATACATGATGATCAGTTTATTTCCCCTGATGAGTTCATTCCTATTGCAGAAGAGTCTGGGCTAATTGTCCAAATCGGTGAGTGGGTACGAATGCAAGCGTTAACAAGTATTGTCGCGATGCAAAAAAGTGATTTTACTATCCCGTTATCCATTAACGTGTCCACTATTGAGTTTTGGAATACTGATTTACAACATCGTTTTGCCGCTTACTTTGATGTGTTACAACAACAGTTTGGGCTTGATGTTTTTCCTTACTCTCTGCTTACTCTTGAAATAACAGAATCATTAATGATGTCGCAACAAGACAGCATAAATCAGTTACTGACAGATCTAAGGCATCGCGGCATGCAGATTTCGGTAGACGATTTTGGTACCGGATATTCTTCTTTATCGTATTTAGTTAACTTCCCCGTTGATCAAATCAAAATTGATAAATCATTCATTCAACGAATTTCATCAGGTTCACGTCACAAATCCTTAATTGAAGCCATTGTTAGCATGAGTCGTGCATTAGACTTATCGATTGTTGCTGAAGGAGTGGAGACCGAAGCAGAGCTTGATTTTATTAAGCAGCAAAACATAGACGCTGTACAAGGTTACTACTTTCATAAACCGATGCCACAAGAGGCGTTTTTCGATTTGTTAGCTAAACAAGCCGAATCAATAGCAAGATTAAAATAG
- the ald gene encoding alanine dehydrogenase has protein sequence MIIGVPTEIKNHEYRVGMVPSSVRELTLKGHDVFVQSEAGVGIGFTDQDYIDAGASILATAAEVFAKAEMIVKVKEPLTVERAMLRHDQILFTYLHLAPDLTQTNELIASGAVCIAYETVTDDRGGLPLLAPMSEVAGRMSIQAGARALEKSLGGRGMLLGGVPGVEPAKVVIIGGGMVGTNAAQMAVGMGADVVVLDRSIDALRRLNIQFGSAVKAIYSTADAIERHVLEADLVIGGVLVPGAAAPKLITRDMVKRMKPGSAIVDVAIDQGGCVETSHATTHQDPTYIVDDVVHYCVANMPGAVARTSTFALNNATLPYIIKLANQGYKQALLNDKHLLNGLNVIHGKLVCKEVAEALSLEFTEPKSMLA, from the coding sequence ATGATTATTGGTGTTCCAACAGAAATCAAAAACCACGAATACCGTGTAGGCATGGTCCCTTCAAGCGTACGTGAATTGACCTTAAAAGGTCACGATGTTTTTGTACAATCAGAAGCGGGTGTGGGGATTGGGTTTACCGATCAAGATTATATAGACGCTGGTGCCTCGATTTTAGCCACTGCAGCTGAAGTTTTTGCTAAAGCAGAGATGATTGTAAAAGTAAAAGAGCCGCTAACCGTTGAACGTGCAATGCTACGTCACGACCAGATTTTATTTACTTATTTACATCTTGCACCAGATTTAACACAAACAAATGAGCTAATCGCCAGCGGTGCTGTGTGTATTGCTTATGAAACCGTAACAGATGACCGTGGTGGATTACCATTACTTGCACCTATGTCAGAAGTGGCTGGGCGCATGTCAATCCAAGCTGGTGCTCGTGCTCTTGAGAAATCATTAGGTGGACGTGGTATGTTGCTTGGTGGTGTACCGGGTGTTGAACCTGCTAAAGTTGTCATAATTGGCGGCGGTATGGTAGGTACTAATGCTGCACAAATGGCTGTAGGTATGGGTGCTGACGTTGTTGTATTAGATCGTAGTATCGATGCATTACGTCGCTTGAATATTCAGTTTGGTTCTGCTGTAAAAGCGATTTACTCAACAGCGGATGCCATTGAACGCCATGTATTAGAAGCCGATCTTGTGATTGGTGGTGTATTGGTTCCTGGTGCAGCGGCACCAAAATTGATTACCAGAGATATGGTTAAGCGTATGAAGCCTGGTAGCGCGATTGTTGACGTAGCAATTGACCAAGGTGGCTGTGTTGAAACATCACACGCAACGACGCACCAAGACCCAACGTATATTGTTGACGACGTTGTGCATTACTGTGTGGCAAATATGCCAGGTGCAGTTGCCCGCACTTCGACGTTTGCATTAAACAATGCAACGCTTCCTTACATTATCAAGTTGGCGAACCAAGGTTACAAACAAGCATTATTAAATGACAAGCATTTACTTAATGGCTTAAATGTTATCCACGGAAAATTAGTCTGTAAAGAAGTGGCTGAAGCATTAAGCCTTGAATTTACTGAACCTAAGAGCATGTTGGCTTAA